Below is a window of 'Nostoc azollae' 0708 DNA.
GGCAACAGGATAGTCTACAGAGTCCATGTTATGTGAATATTCTCAGTAGTGATAAAGTATAGTTTTACTGAATTAAATCAATTTTTCCATCATCAACACAAAAACACCATCCATCATGGAAAATGATGGTAATGCTTATACTTTAGAACAGTTGAGGGATCGAACTGGGACTGGTAGCCTATAACCAATATCAGCAAACGGCAATTAGTGAGGTGAGAGTGCTCGTCCTCTCCTCAGAAGCATTATATGCCTCTAACAAAGCCTTTGATACCCTCCTCCAAATAATTAAAGGCAAACAACTTCTCTAATATCTCAAAAGCACAGATGCAAATCTCCAGATGCAAGTAGATTATGCCCTGCAAAGAGTAATTTTGACTATTCAAGAACATAACCGTTTAACAGGATACAAAGCCGCAGTTTTAGGGGTTCACATCAGTCCCAACGGCGAGCAAATCGCCACAGCCAGCGTAGATAAAACCGTCATTCCTGCTACTATCGCTAAATAGTCAATTTCGTCCAATTTAAGGTCTTTGGTACTAAACATGGCAATAGAAACTGCACAAAAGTATCTGTTTAGATTTTCTCATTTGTCTGTTTATTCAAAATGTTTTTTCATTTTTTTTATAGTAATTGAGGATAAAGCTTTCAATGATTTTGAACCAGGTTTTCAATCAAAATAACCTAAGAACCGAAATTTCGTACTTAGTCGTGTTTATTAACTGTATATCTAACTTAATAGTAGTAATTCCTATTTAGCTCCAATAAATTCTAGTCAATTGAGCAGTTCTACTAGTCTTATCTACTAAGTACATCCATTTTGTTGGGCTGTGACAGTTGTGGTTATGGAATCTGGGATTAATAGACTTCATGCTTTGGAACCTTAGCATCTCAAAGAATCATTGCGAACTTACGAACCATCCTATTTAGAGGGGTTTGAGGCACAGTGATCACAAGTTTCTTTAGAAGAAGGATTTTTGAAGGCGAAAAAGACGATTGATAATAATATTTATTTAGCGGTAAGGTGAGATAACGGTGGTGATGAATAGAGGGTTGGTGATATTTCTACTAATTATCAACAAATTACTTTTAAACATATTTTGTTACCTGTTTGGCTGAGTTCCTATCGTTACGAAAATCGCCGGTTTCAGCTGATGATTAATGCTCGGACTAGAGAAGTACAAGGAGAAAGACCCTACAGTAAACTGAAGTTTTTCTTTGCTGTTTTAGGCGGCGTGTTAATAACTGCAAGTATTATTTTACTCTTCCTTTGGTTAAATAAGGGATGAGCGATCACTTTGACACCAATTAGTGTAACTACCTATATCTCATATCCAGTAAATCCTGATTGAGAGGTTTTTGGATATAAAAACCCCTTGGATTATTTTCAACCCTACATTACCATAACCAGTCAAGAAGTCAAGACCAGAGTAAATTCGTGACTATGCTGCAACTAATTCTTAATATTATTGAGAATCAAGCTGGGATTTTTGATAAAATTCAGTAAATTTACATTTTTCGTCAAAGTCTCATTGAAATAACTTATCTTTAGCAGTAATAACTTTGCTGTTTCTAAACACACCCTACATAACTGGCATAATTGCACCTGTTAAATTTGTACCTCTAAGATTTGCACCTGTTAAATTTGCACCTCTAAGATTCGCACCTCTAAGATTCGCACCTCTAAGATTCGCACCTGTTAAATTTGCACAAGTTAAATCAGCATTCGTCAAATTAGCTTCACTCAAATTAGCTCTGAATAAGTATGAACTTCCTAAATGTGAGTTCGTTAAATTAGCTTTATACAAATTAGCTTGGTAAAGGTAAGTTTGCATTAATTCGGCTTCATACAAATTAGCTCCACTCAAGTCAGTGGTAATTAAATTAGCTCCTACGAGGTTAGCAAAAGAAAGGTTACTACGGATGAGTTTCGCTGCTGCTAAATCGGCATCTTTTAAGTTGGCGTTTCTGAAATCAGTACCAATTAAGTTAGCACCTGTAATTGCTGCACCTATAAGATTTGCTTCACTCAAATCAGCACCGATTAAATTTACCTGACTCAAATTAGCCTGTGTCAGTGTTGCATTACGCAAGTTAGCAATACTCAAATTAGCCTCACTCAAATTAGCTTCTATCAACTTGGCTTGATGGAGATTAGCAATACTCAAATTTGCACCACTCAAATTGGTTCGCACCAATAAAGCGTGACTGAAATCTACCTTGGTTAAATTGACTCCTTGTAGGTTTGCACCCCGGAAGTTTTCCCCTTGCAGGTTAGCGGTGCTGAGGTCAATTTCTAGTTGGGGATTTTGCTTTCTCCATTCTATCCAGGTAACT
It encodes the following:
- a CDS encoding pentapeptide repeat-containing protein, whose protein sequence is MANPEHLALLQSGAVTWIEWRKQNPQLEIDLSTANLQGENFRGANLQGVNLTKVDFSHALLVRTNLSGANLSIANLHQAKLIEANLSEANLSIANLRNATLTQANLSQVNLIGADLSEANLIGAAITGANLIGTDFRNANLKDADLAAAKLIRSNLSFANLVGANLITTDLSGANLYEAELMQTYLYQANLYKANLTNSHLGSSYLFRANLSEANLTNADLTCANLTGANLRGANLRGANLRGANLTGANLRGTNLTGAIMPVM
- a CDS encoding WD40 repeat domain-containing protein is translated as MQVDYALQRVILTIQEHNRLTGYKAAVLGVHISPNGEQIATASVDKTVIPATIAK